In the Bacillus shivajii genome, one interval contains:
- a CDS encoding TraB/GumN family protein yields the protein MLEENITRIYIDDKELILIGTAHVSKRSAEQVKEVIETEMPDSVCVELDEQRYKTIVDEDQWAKMDIFKVIKEKKATFLLMNLVISSFQKRLAKKFGIKPGQEMIQGIESADETGATLILADRNIQITFSRIWNGIGLRGKAKLLMEMMYGIFSNDNISEEDLEKMKSQDALDTMLKEFTQAFPKLKKPLIDERDQYLSQKIKEAPGNKVVAVLGAAHVPGVKEEIHRDHDLNALKKTPPKSKAPKVIAWMIPLIILSMIAYTFYANPTLGLQQTTSWILWNGSLAAIGAAVALGHPLTVITTFIAAPLSSLNPLMAAGWFAGIVQAVIKRPNVNDFENLGDDVTTVKGFWRNKVTRILLVVVLANIGSTLGTIIGGSDVVRLFIQNFS from the coding sequence ATATTGGAAGAAAATATTACGAGAATTTACATAGACGACAAAGAATTAATCTTGATCGGTACAGCTCATGTTTCGAAAAGGAGCGCGGAACAAGTTAAAGAAGTAATTGAAACAGAAATGCCTGATTCCGTTTGTGTTGAATTGGATGAACAAAGGTACAAAACAATCGTTGATGAAGACCAATGGGCGAAAATGGATATCTTTAAAGTCATAAAAGAAAAAAAAGCAACGTTTCTTTTAATGAATCTCGTTATCTCTTCATTCCAAAAGCGTTTGGCCAAGAAATTTGGCATTAAACCGGGGCAGGAAATGATCCAAGGGATTGAATCAGCAGATGAAACCGGGGCGACGCTTATATTAGCAGATCGGAATATCCAGATCACTTTTTCTCGCATTTGGAACGGAATTGGATTACGCGGTAAAGCTAAGTTACTAATGGAAATGATGTACGGGATTTTTAGCAATGATAATATCTCTGAAGAAGATTTAGAGAAAATGAAATCACAAGATGCTCTTGATACGATGTTGAAGGAATTTACTCAAGCCTTTCCGAAATTGAAGAAACCATTAATCGATGAGCGGGACCAATATTTATCACAAAAAATTAAAGAAGCACCAGGTAATAAAGTTGTTGCGGTATTAGGTGCTGCTCACGTTCCTGGTGTAAAAGAAGAAATCCACCGAGATCATGATTTAAATGCATTAAAAAAGACCCCGCCAAAATCAAAAGCACCAAAGGTCATTGCATGGATGATTCCTTTAATCATATTAAGTATGATCGCTTACACCTTTTATGCAAATCCAACTTTAGGACTTCAGCAAACGACAAGTTGGATACTCTGGAATGGATCTTTAGCAGCTATTGGGGCAGCAGTTGCACTAGGTCATCCATTAACTGTTATAACAACGTTTATAGCTGCACCATTAAGCTCTTTAAATCCATTAATGGCAGCAGGTTGGTTTGCAGGAATTGTTCAAGCTGTGATCAAACGTCCAAATGTTAATGACTTCGAAAACTTAGGAGACGATGTAACAACGGTTAAAGGTTTTTGGAGGAATAAAGTCACTCGTATCTTACTTGTCGTCGTATTGGCAAACATCGGAAGTACTCTCGGCACAATTATTGGTGGGTCAGACGTTGTTCGTTTGTTTATACAAAACTTCTCTTAA
- a CDS encoding dimethylarginine dimethylaminohydrolase family protein produces the protein MTTNPQQTKQTFCYSEFDLLKRVILCQPQYMTMREVINETQEHFKDEGIHIERAVEQHNELVKTLRNHDVEVILLPYHKKYPEQVFTRDIGFTLGQTIFVAEMMSEVRKGEEDVLKQWLEDEEISYYNLIGDEVEGGDVIIDRDTIYVGLSNRTNQQAVEHLQSLLSKFDVIPIPFKERYLHLDCVFNVVSPKLALIYPEALTQKDIELFSSKYELIEVSKEEQFTLGTNVLGIGNNKILSLPVNKDVNQQLRERGFEVIEVDITEIIKSGGSFRCCTLPILREQSIG, from the coding sequence ATGACAACCAATCCTCAACAAACAAAGCAAACATTTTGCTACAGTGAATTTGATTTACTTAAAAGAGTTATATTATGCCAACCTCAATATATGACAATGCGTGAAGTGATTAATGAAACGCAAGAACATTTTAAAGATGAAGGCATTCATATAGAACGAGCTGTTGAACAGCATAATGAATTAGTGAAAACTTTACGTAATCACGACGTAGAAGTCATATTACTTCCATATCATAAGAAATATCCTGAGCAAGTTTTCACACGTGATATTGGATTCACTCTCGGACAAACCATATTTGTTGCAGAGATGATGAGTGAGGTACGAAAAGGGGAAGAAGATGTTCTAAAACAATGGTTAGAAGATGAGGAAATTTCTTATTATAATTTAATTGGTGATGAAGTTGAAGGCGGAGACGTTATTATAGATCGAGACACGATCTACGTAGGATTAAGTAACCGTACGAATCAACAGGCTGTCGAACACTTACAATCATTGTTAAGTAAATTCGACGTCATCCCAATTCCTTTTAAAGAACGTTACTTACATTTAGATTGTGTATTTAATGTTGTTTCACCAAAATTGGCACTCATCTATCCTGAAGCATTAACACAAAAAGATATTGAATTATTTTCGTCTAAGTATGAGCTTATCGAGGTATCCAAAGAAGAACAATTCACACTTGGTACAAATGTGTTAGGAATAGGAAATAACAAAATCCTTAGCCTTCCAGTAAATAAAGACGTCAATCAACAATTACGGGAACGAGGGTTTGAAGTGATTGAAGTTGACATTACTGAAATTATTAAATCAGGTGGCTCATTCCGTTGCTGTACTCTGCCAATATTACGCGAACAGTCTATTGGATAA
- the fdhF gene encoding formate dehydrogenase subunit alpha: protein MHAPERITAPLIRKAGKLVETTWNEALQFIATKLQAIKGEFGPEAISMFACARTTNESNYVTQKFMRAVIGNNNIDGCNRTUHAASVAGLATVLGSGFPTNTIEDIDQANVLLLMGSNTSDAHPIIANRIKKAVKNGLKLIVIDPRKTDMVKFSHRHLQLKVGSDIALMNGMIHVIIKEKLYDEKFIESVSGNFEDLAKKVEKYTPQYAATITGLNESDIIETAREYAKDTNSMIAYTLGITEHHFGVNNVFDIANLALMTGQIGKNGTGIMPLRGQNNVQGAGDMGCLPNQLPGAQMLQNANYRSRFEGAWNTPINPTVGDTQTRTFERIEKDEVKAMYVIGENPLMADVHMNHTKKLLEKLDLLVVQDLFLTETAELADVVLPAKSWGEVEGTYTNTDRRVQRVRKAIDAHPNVKEDWEILCELSEKLGVTMQYDNSEAIWNEVRELAHEMYGGMSYVRLDDHGGLHYPCPNIEHPGTFVLHERFHNNMIEEDDKSRFLPVDYTSPIEMPDEEYPFTLTTGRRYEVYNTHSQTKYYADGVKLKQTEETVDIHPEDAHSLGVENGQFVEVSSRRGKVKVKAKVTDQVVPGLVFMSFHWSEVPTNVLTINEFDPISGTAEFKACAVKITV, encoded by the coding sequence GTGCACGCACCTGAACGTATTACAGCACCACTTATTCGGAAAGCAGGTAAACTAGTTGAGACAACATGGAATGAAGCATTACAATTTATAGCAACGAAACTTCAAGCTATAAAAGGTGAATTTGGGCCTGAAGCCATCTCGATGTTTGCTTGTGCAAGAACAACAAACGAATCAAATTATGTTACACAAAAGTTTATGAGAGCCGTTATCGGCAATAACAATATTGATGGGTGTAACCGCACTTGACACGCAGCGAGTGTCGCCGGTCTGGCGACTGTTCTTGGAAGCGGTTTCCCAACGAATACGATTGAAGATATTGACCAAGCAAACGTACTTCTCTTAATGGGTTCTAATACATCTGATGCTCATCCAATCATTGCGAACCGAATTAAAAAGGCTGTAAAGAATGGTTTGAAATTAATCGTCATCGATCCGAGAAAAACTGATATGGTTAAATTTTCTCATCGTCATTTACAGTTAAAAGTTGGATCAGACATTGCTTTAATGAATGGAATGATTCATGTCATTATTAAAGAAAAACTTTATGATGAGAAGTTTATTGAAAGTGTGTCAGGGAACTTTGAAGATTTAGCTAAAAAAGTAGAAAAATACACTCCTCAATACGCTGCAACAATTACAGGTTTAAACGAGAGTGACATTATCGAAACAGCGAGAGAGTATGCAAAAGATACAAATAGTATGATTGCTTATACATTAGGGATAACTGAACACCATTTTGGTGTAAACAATGTATTCGATATTGCAAACCTTGCTCTAATGACTGGACAAATCGGAAAAAATGGAACCGGTATCATGCCGCTAAGAGGGCAGAACAATGTCCAAGGGGCAGGGGACATGGGATGTTTACCGAATCAGTTACCTGGAGCACAAATGCTTCAAAATGCTAATTATCGAAGTCGATTCGAAGGTGCATGGAATACGCCGATTAACCCAACTGTCGGTGATACACAAACACGAACATTTGAGCGTATCGAAAAAGATGAAGTAAAAGCAATGTATGTCATTGGTGAAAACCCATTAATGGCTGATGTGCATATGAACCATACGAAAAAATTGCTTGAAAAACTCGATCTATTAGTTGTTCAAGATCTCTTCTTAACAGAGACAGCGGAACTTGCTGATGTCGTTCTTCCTGCAAAGTCTTGGGGGGAAGTTGAAGGGACGTATACGAACACAGATCGCCGCGTACAAAGAGTGAGAAAAGCGATTGATGCTCATCCGAACGTAAAGGAAGACTGGGAGATATTATGTGAATTATCGGAGAAACTAGGGGTTACAATGCAATATGACAACAGTGAAGCGATTTGGAATGAAGTAAGAGAGCTTGCCCATGAGATGTATGGTGGAATGTCTTATGTAAGGTTAGATGATCACGGAGGGCTTCATTACCCTTGTCCAAACATCGAACACCCTGGAACTTTTGTTCTTCATGAAAGATTTCATAACAATATGATTGAAGAAGACGATAAATCTCGATTTTTACCAGTTGACTACACCTCACCAATCGAGATGCCAGACGAAGAGTATCCTTTTACGTTAACGACAGGCAGGCGGTATGAAGTTTATAATACTCACAGCCAAACAAAATATTATGCTGATGGTGTGAAGTTAAAACAAACAGAAGAAACAGTAGATATTCACCCAGAGGATGCTCATTCATTAGGAGTTGAAAATGGCCAATTCGTTGAAGTAAGTTCGCGAAGAGGGAAAGTAAAAGTTAAGGCTAAGGTTACAGACCAAGTTGTACCAGGACTCGTCTTTATGAGCTTCCATTGGAGTGAAGTACCGACAAATGTCTTAACAATAAATGAATTCGATCCGATCTCTGGAACAGCTGAATTTAAAGCATGTGCAGTGAAAATAACAGTCTAA
- a CDS encoding DoxX family membrane protein: MFLDFLRNNTIAAGILTILRIYLGWNWMTAGWGKLTGDGGFSAQGFLTGAVNNEAVMENYPTYHAFIDNIVLPNVDLFSFMVSWGQFLVGLGLLLGVLTTAAAFFGMTMNFAFMFAGTVSSNPWMVLLTFFVVVAGYNAGKFGGDRWVIPYLRETLFKKIFKKQKNTA, encoded by the coding sequence ATGTTTTTGGACTTCTTACGAAATAATACGATTGCCGCAGGGATTTTGACGATTTTACGCATCTATTTAGGTTGGAACTGGATGACAGCAGGTTGGGGAAAATTGACTGGTGATGGTGGGTTTAGTGCTCAAGGGTTTTTAACAGGTGCAGTGAATAACGAAGCGGTCATGGAAAATTATCCGACATATCATGCATTCATTGATAATATCGTTCTGCCTAATGTTGATTTATTTAGTTTCATGGTTTCCTGGGGACAATTCCTCGTTGGTCTAGGGCTATTATTGGGTGTCCTTACAACAGCAGCTGCCTTTTTCGGTATGACGATGAACTTCGCATTCATGTTTGCAGGGACTGTTTCATCAAACCCTTGGATGGTTCTATTAACATTCTTTGTGGTAGTAGCAGGATATAATGCTGGTAAGTTTGGTGGAGACCGTTGGGTGATTCCATACCTTCGTGAAACCCTCTTTAAAAAGATATTTAAAAAGCAAAAAAATACTGCTTAA
- a CDS encoding ectoine synthase: MKVVKLEDVINTDQEVKGENWTSRRLILKDVGMGYSVHDTVIKAGTETHIWYQNHLEAVYCIEGKGEVVTLKDEKVHPIEANTLYALDEHDEHLLRAETDMRMVCVFNPPITGRETHDENGVYPLVD, translated from the coding sequence ATGAAAGTAGTTAAACTAGAAGATGTCATTAATACAGACCAAGAAGTAAAAGGTGAAAACTGGACCAGCCGACGCTTAATTTTAAAAGATGTTGGAATGGGGTATTCTGTACATGATACCGTTATTAAAGCAGGAACAGAAACACATATTTGGTATCAAAACCATTTAGAAGCTGTTTATTGTATCGAAGGTAAAGGTGAAGTTGTTACACTTAAAGATGAAAAAGTTCATCCTATTGAAGCGAACACACTTTATGCCTTAGATGAGCACGATGAGCACCTGCTACGTGCTGAGACTGATATGCGTATGGTATGTGTATTCAACCCACCAATTACAGGACGTGAAACACACGATGAAAATGGTGTGTATCCGTTAGTAGATTAA
- the ectB gene encoding diaminobutyrate--2-oxoglutarate transaminase, whose product MTNNNLDIFNELESSVRSYVRSFPAVFTKAKGSKMWDETGKEYLDFFSGAGALNYGHNDPKMKEKLVEYILNDGITHSLDKATTAKRDFLKKFNDVILKPRDMDYKVMFPGPTGTNTVESALKIARKVTGRTEVISFTNGFHGMTIGSLSVTGNAMKRKGAGIPLSNAVTMPFDRFNEDGEDFASLDYLESFLENSGSGVDIPAAMILETVQGEGGINAARFEWIKRVDEICKKWDIKLIIDDVQAGVGRTGTFFSFEPAGIKPDIICLSKSIGGFGSPLALTLIDPEMDIWSPGEHNGTFRGNNHAFITATESLSYWEDDSFEESIQQKSKKISDFLEELVNKYPEMKGHVRGRGFMVGIGSAVDGLSSKVAEEAFNRGLIMETSGSNDEVFKLFPALNIKETELEKGLDIIEDSVKAVLAAEKELVTN is encoded by the coding sequence ATGACAAATAATAATTTAGATATTTTTAATGAATTAGAATCGAGTGTACGTAGTTATGTAAGAAGTTTCCCTGCGGTTTTTACAAAAGCTAAAGGCAGTAAAATGTGGGATGAAACTGGAAAAGAATATTTAGATTTCTTCTCTGGTGCTGGTGCTTTAAATTATGGTCACAATGATCCAAAAATGAAAGAAAAGCTTGTAGAGTATATTTTAAATGATGGGATTACTCATTCATTAGATAAAGCTACTACAGCAAAACGAGACTTTCTGAAAAAATTTAATGACGTGATTTTAAAGCCAAGAGATATGGATTATAAAGTAATGTTTCCTGGCCCAACTGGTACAAATACAGTTGAAAGCGCATTAAAAATTGCACGTAAAGTGACTGGAAGAACGGAAGTTATTAGTTTTACAAATGGCTTCCACGGTATGACGATTGGTTCCCTATCTGTAACAGGAAATGCGATGAAACGTAAAGGAGCGGGAATTCCGCTTTCAAACGCTGTTACAATGCCTTTTGATCGTTTTAATGAAGATGGTGAAGACTTTGCAAGTCTTGATTACCTTGAGAGCTTTTTAGAAAATAGCGGTAGTGGTGTTGATATCCCGGCTGCAATGATTCTAGAAACAGTTCAAGGTGAAGGTGGTATTAATGCTGCCAGGTTTGAATGGATAAAACGAGTCGATGAAATTTGTAAGAAATGGGATATTAAATTAATCATCGATGATGTTCAAGCAGGTGTTGGACGTACAGGTACATTCTTCTCATTTGAACCTGCCGGCATTAAGCCAGATATTATTTGTCTATCAAAATCTATTGGTGGATTTGGTTCACCATTAGCATTAACTTTAATTGATCCTGAAATGGATATTTGGAGTCCAGGTGAACATAACGGTACGTTTAGAGGAAACAATCATGCATTTATTACAGCAACAGAGTCCCTATCATATTGGGAAGATGATTCTTTTGAAGAAAGCATTCAACAGAAATCGAAGAAAATTTCCGATTTCTTAGAAGAGTTAGTCAATAAATACCCAGAAATGAAAGGTCATGTACGTGGCCGTGGTTTCATGGTAGGGATTGGTTCTGCAGTAGATGGATTATCATCAAAAGTTGCTGAAGAAGCATTTAATAGAGGGTTAATCATGGAGACTTCAGGAAGTAATGACGAAGTATTTAAACTGTTCCCTGCTTTAAATATTAAAGAAACAGAGCTTGAAAAAGGCTTAGATATTATTGAAGATAGCGTAAAAGCAGTATTAGCAGCAGAAAAAGAACTCGTAACAAACTAA
- the ectA gene encoding diaminobutyrate acetyltransferase, with translation MWELVKDSTLDLNSPYKYLMMCEFFSETCIVAKHNDELAGFITAFIPPERKDVIFVWQVGVDASQRGKGIASRMLNDLLKREACNNVRYVEATVTPSNKASQSLFKRLARDHNASCIVTPCFPADVFPGNEHESELTYRIGPL, from the coding sequence ATGTGGGAGTTAGTTAAAGACTCCACACTTGATTTAAATTCTCCGTATAAATACTTAATGATGTGCGAGTTTTTCTCAGAAACATGTATTGTTGCAAAACATAATGATGAATTGGCAGGATTTATTACTGCATTTATTCCTCCTGAGAGAAAAGATGTTATTTTTGTTTGGCAAGTAGGAGTAGATGCTTCTCAGCGCGGTAAAGGAATTGCATCAAGGATGCTTAATGATCTTTTAAAAAGAGAAGCATGCAACAATGTACGATACGTAGAAGCGACAGTAACCCCATCAAACAAAGCTTCACAATCTTTATTTAAGCGTTTGGCACGTGACCATAACGCAAGTTGTATCGTTACCCCTTGCTTCCCTGCGGATGTATTCCCTGGCAACGAGCATGAAAGTGAACTAACTTATCGAATTGGTCCACTTTAA
- a CDS encoding NAD(P)H-dependent flavin oxidoreductase has translation MTPRVPIIQGGMGVRVSLSGLASAVANAGGIGTISGTGISIDQMKNEIKKARELTKGKGYIGVNVLYAMNDFAEKIKAAMEQKVDFIISGAGISRDMYTWGKKYNVPVISIVSSAKLAKLSERLGASAVVVEGCEAGGHLGTDRPLFDILPEVCKVVNIPVIAAGGILSGEDIRKAQDLGASGVQMGSRFVASIECDASDAFKQKYIESREGDTLLIKTTVGLQGRAIRNPFTDKIIKNEKIKIDHCDSCLKNCSYQFCTLDSLEKTVDGDIDNGIVFAGSRVSEINNILSVKQIVNNVMHEYKKVVLT, from the coding sequence ATGACACCGAGAGTTCCGATCATCCAAGGGGGAATGGGTGTTAGGGTTTCACTTAGTGGTTTAGCTTCGGCAGTCGCAAATGCTGGAGGGATTGGGACAATTTCAGGCACTGGTATTTCAATTGATCAAATGAAAAACGAGATTAAAAAAGCAAGAGAGTTAACGAAGGGAAAAGGATACATCGGCGTTAACGTATTATATGCAATGAACGATTTCGCTGAAAAAATAAAAGCTGCGATGGAACAAAAAGTAGATTTTATTATTTCTGGCGCTGGTATTTCGAGAGATATGTATACGTGGGGAAAGAAATATAATGTTCCTGTCATTTCTATTGTATCTTCAGCTAAGCTTGCAAAGCTTTCTGAAAGGTTAGGAGCATCGGCTGTCGTCGTCGAAGGTTGTGAAGCGGGGGGACATTTAGGGACGGACAGACCTTTATTTGACATATTGCCAGAAGTTTGTAAAGTCGTAAATATCCCTGTAATTGCTGCTGGTGGCATTTTATCGGGTGAGGATATAAGAAAAGCTCAGGATTTAGGTGCATCCGGTGTACAAATGGGTTCGCGCTTTGTCGCGAGTATCGAGTGTGATGCTTCTGATGCGTTTAAACAGAAGTATATAGAAAGTAGAGAAGGAGATACTTTACTAATAAAAACAACAGTCGGTTTGCAAGGTAGGGCGATACGTAATCCTTTTACAGATAAAATCATTAAAAATGAGAAAATAAAAATAGATCACTGTGATTCATGCCTAAAAAACTGTTCTTATCAATTTTGTACACTAGACTCTTTAGAAAAAACAGTTGATGGGGACATAGATAATGGGATTGTTTTTGCAGGTTCAAGAGTTAGTGAAATCAATAACATACTCTCTGTTAAGCAAATTGTAAATAATGTTATGCATGAATATAAAAAGGTCGTTTTAACATAA
- a CDS encoding SCO family protein, which yields MTNKRYTTLSSVLILLFGLGLFYFGTDGFTAYTAETARVNALIDEQPAFPSVTFEDSNAQEFSISELDGKNVFITFFYTACDTVCPILEMNMGQVYNLMPTEYIGDDIIFLSISFDPERDDPDTLDIYRNNLSADGETWRMARINDQEELDALLEAFGVIVIPVNSGHFAHNSAFYFVNREGNLIDVMDFTEVDEAAEKVINHLENEKGE from the coding sequence ATGACAAATAAACGGTATACAACATTGTCATCAGTTCTCATTCTTTTATTTGGATTGGGTTTGTTCTACTTTGGCACAGATGGGTTTACTGCTTATACAGCAGAAACAGCACGAGTAAACGCATTAATAGATGAACAACCAGCATTCCCTTCTGTTACATTTGAAGACAGTAATGCACAAGAATTTTCGATTTCAGAATTAGATGGGAAAAATGTTTTTATCACTTTCTTTTATACCGCTTGTGATACCGTCTGCCCAATCTTAGAAATGAATATGGGGCAAGTTTACAATTTAATGCCAACTGAATATATCGGCGATGACATCATCTTTTTAAGTATTAGTTTCGATCCTGAACGTGATGATCCTGATACATTAGATATTTATAGGAATAACTTGAGTGCTGACGGTGAAACTTGGCGAATGGCGAGAATTAATGACCAAGAAGAATTAGATGCATTATTAGAAGCATTTGGTGTGATTGTCATACCAGTTAATAGTGGGCATTTTGCACATAATTCTGCGTTTTATTTCGTAAATCGAGAAGGCAATCTGATTGATGTGATGGATTTTACCGAAGTAGATGAAGCAGCAGAGAAAGTGATTAACCATCTTGAAAATGAAAAGGGGGAATAA
- a CDS encoding cbb3-type cytochrome c oxidase subunit I — METVRQTSFKDKANQILGISQEDALLSKSYLLVAFASLFIGGVLGLLQGLNRAGLLELPSWFTYYQVLTAHGIILVLVLTAFFTIGYFYATLSHNLGGLLPKVRKLAWVGFWVKIVGFVLAVIPILQNEATVMFTFYPPMAASPIFYFGLALIVVGVWLCAFGCFIQVANWRKNNKGKHLPILSYFATGVFVLLFFGSVPVAIEVIVMIIPWSLGWVETINVMVARTLFWAFGHTLVNIWYLTAVSAWYVVVPKVIGGRRFSDTLTRVVIILLVIMNIPGGFHHQIIDPGITESVKYVHVFMSLAIGFPSLMTAYAMFSVFEKTAKKKGGKGVISWFSKLPWGDVRFLAPMMAMIAFIPGGAGGIVQSTNQLNQVVHNTLWVVGHFHITVGMSVVLTFFGISYWLVPFLSKRVLTPAINKLGVITTIVWTVGMGLMAIAMHWVGLLGSPRRTSYTTYFDNATALSWDPYLFFLAIGGTLLMVGVILQVYAVVHLMFFAPKGETEFPIAEEEDNASKTPYWTERWGMIVVLLLLLVAMAYVIPLVEFIFNAPPGSPPFKTW, encoded by the coding sequence TTGGAAACAGTTAGACAAACATCGTTTAAAGATAAAGCAAATCAAATACTTGGAATTAGCCAAGAGGATGCACTACTTTCAAAATCATATTTACTTGTCGCGTTTGCCTCATTATTTATCGGCGGAGTTTTAGGACTATTACAAGGGTTAAACAGAGCAGGACTATTAGAATTACCATCGTGGTTTACTTACTATCAAGTATTAACAGCACACGGGATCATTTTAGTACTTGTGCTAACAGCATTTTTTACAATCGGGTATTTTTACGCAACCCTATCTCATAATTTAGGCGGCTTACTCCCAAAAGTTAGAAAACTTGCGTGGGTTGGTTTCTGGGTAAAAATTGTTGGTTTTGTATTAGCGGTCATTCCAATCCTACAAAATGAAGCAACAGTCATGTTTACCTTTTATCCACCAATGGCAGCATCGCCTATCTTTTATTTTGGATTAGCTTTAATCGTTGTCGGAGTATGGTTATGCGCATTCGGGTGCTTCATACAAGTTGCGAATTGGCGTAAAAACAATAAAGGAAAACATCTTCCGATCTTGTCATACTTTGCAACAGGTGTATTCGTCTTATTATTCTTCGGTAGTGTCCCTGTTGCAATCGAAGTAATTGTCATGATTATCCCATGGTCTCTAGGATGGGTTGAAACGATTAATGTCATGGTTGCTCGAACGTTGTTCTGGGCTTTCGGTCATACATTAGTTAATATTTGGTATTTAACAGCTGTATCAGCTTGGTATGTTGTTGTACCGAAAGTTATTGGCGGTAGACGATTTAGTGATACGTTAACACGTGTAGTAATTATTCTATTAGTAATCATGAATATTCCGGGTGGATTCCACCATCAAATTATCGACCCTGGTATTACTGAATCAGTGAAATATGTTCACGTATTTATGAGTTTAGCAATTGGCTTTCCATCATTAATGACAGCTTATGCAATGTTTTCAGTGTTTGAGAAAACAGCGAAAAAGAAAGGCGGAAAAGGTGTCATTAGTTGGTTTAGTAAACTACCATGGGGAGATGTCCGTTTCCTAGCACCAATGATGGCAATGATCGCGTTTATCCCTGGTGGAGCTGGAGGTATTGTGCAAAGCACGAACCAGTTAAACCAAGTCGTGCATAATACGTTATGGGTTGTCGGTCACTTCCACATAACTGTTGGTATGTCAGTTGTTCTTACCTTCTTCGGGATTAGTTACTGGTTAGTTCCATTTTTATCAAAACGAGTGTTAACACCTGCAATAAACAAATTAGGTGTCATTACAACCATTGTTTGGACTGTAGGTATGGGACTAATGGCAATTGCCATGCACTGGGTTGGTCTTCTTGGATCTCCTCGAAGAACTTCTTATACAACGTATTTCGATAATGCAACGGCATTAAGCTGGGATCCGTACTTGTTTTTCCTTGCGATTGGAGGAACATTACTCATGGTCGGGGTTATCCTACAAGTTTATGCTGTTGTACATCTAATGTTCTTTGCTCCAAAAGGAGAAACAGAATTCCCAATTGCGGAAGAAGAAGACAATGCTTCTAAGACGCCTTATTGGACAGAACGTTGGGGTATGATCGTTGTTCTTCTCCTACTCTTAGTAGCGATGGCTTACGTGATTCCACTTGTTGAATTCATCTTCAACGCACCACCGGGATCACCACCATTTAAAACGTGGTAG
- a CDS encoding cytochrome c oxidase subunit II: MKMHLDEKIWLTLSFGLIMGFMLITGYQTFVQGMGPPSGMETIDPQKVDETAPFDEPGVYQIGEDEYEVIMTLEVFAFNPSDFEIPVGSTVHFTMTSKDVIHGVQIAGTNMNAMVTPGHIQTITQTFNEPGEYLMLCNEYCGSGHQFMATTITVK, from the coding sequence ATGAAGATGCATTTAGATGAAAAAATTTGGCTTACCTTAAGTTTCGGGTTAATTATGGGCTTTATGCTTATTACTGGTTATCAAACGTTTGTCCAAGGAATGGGTCCACCAAGTGGGATGGAAACGATTGATCCGCAAAAGGTTGATGAAACAGCTCCATTTGATGAACCAGGCGTCTATCAAATCGGTGAAGATGAATATGAAGTGATCATGACACTGGAAGTTTTCGCTTTTAATCCGAGTGATTTTGAAATTCCTGTTGGATCCACTGTTCATTTTACAATGACATCTAAAGACGTGATTCACGGTGTACAAATTGCAGGAACAAACATGAATGCGATGGTTACACCAGGACATATTCAAACTATTACACAAACGTTTAATGAGCCTGGTGAATACCTCATGTTATGTAATGAATATTGCGGAAGTGGTCACCAATTTATGGCGACAACAATCACCGTAAAATAA